A part of Triplophysa dalaica isolate WHDGS20190420 chromosome 17, ASM1584641v1, whole genome shotgun sequence genomic DNA contains:
- the zgc:92313 gene encoding serine protease 27, with amino-acid sequence MLYSSNWTVFLVLIGVWMGEAQECGRTPMLNRIVGGYEASQGAWPWQVDIQTEADGHVCGGTIITEKWVLSAAHCFPNPNDISSYLIYAGRQQIQGWNPDMTSHRILRLVVPMGYTDPQLGQDIALVELATPVVWADRIQPVCLPNANAEFSGEMNCMITGWGHIREGVALSGAGPLQEVQVPIIDSSMCQEMFLIKSTQNIDIRSDMMCAGFQEGGKDSCQGDSGGPLVCQISDGSWVQAGIVSFSLGCAKENRPGVYTKVSSFTSYIQYHVEGVQLKSASSHNWIDHVKVLVRTVILMVLVQLLR; translated from the exons ATGTTGTACAGTTCAAATTGGACTGTCTTCCTGGTGTTGATCG gagTATGGATGGGCGAGGCTCAAG aATGTGGTCGGACACCAATGCTCAACAGGATAGTTGGTGGTTATGAGGCGTCGCAAGGTGCTTGGCCTTGGCAGGTGGATATACAG ACCGAAGCTGATGGACATGTTTGTGGAGGAACAATCATTACAGAGAAATGGGTACTGTCTGCTGCACATTGCTTCCCCAA CCCTAATGACATCTCCTCGTACTTGATTTATGCGGGTCGGCAGCAGATACAGGGATGGAACCCGGACATGACCAGCCATAGGATTCTTCGACTAGTGGTTCCAATGGGTTACACAGACCCTCAACTTGGCCAGGATATTGCCCTTGTGGAGCTAGCAACACCTGTTGTGTGGGCAGACCGTATTCAGCCTGTCTGCTTGCCTAATGCCAATGCTGAGTTCAGTGGTGAAATGAACTGTATGATTACTGGATGGGGTCACATCAGAGAAGGAG TTGCTTTATCAGGGGCTGGCCCTTTGCAGGAAGTGCAGGTGCCAATCATTGACTCAAGCATGTGCcaggaaatgtttttaataaaatccaCTCAGAACATTGACATTCGTTCCGACATGATGTGTGCTGGCTTCCAAGAAGGGGGCAAGGACTCTTGCCAG GGTGATTCTGGTGGCCCCCTGGTGTGCCAGATTAGTGACGGTAGCTGGGTACAAGCTGGTATTGTGAGCTTTAGTCTTGGCTGTGCTAAAGAAAATCGACCAGGAGTCTATACCAAAGTGTCCAGCTTTACTTCCTACATCCAGTACCACGTTGAGGGAGTTCAGCTCAAGAGCGCATCGAGTCACAATTGGATTGACCATGTCAAGGTGCTTGTCCGGACTGTTATTCTGATGGTATTGGTACAATTGCTTAGATAG